CCTTCTAGCCAAGATAATTGAAATCGAAAAGTGCAAGCACCCCAATCCGAGTCCTTTGAGCATAACTCAATGGGAAAATGATCCGAAAAAGGTCTTGCAAGTCGCTTGAAGTTgatatttggaaaatgatcttcCCAATCCGACGAGAAAATAAAACGGTCAATTTGTTCTTATTAGGTGGCCTATTCCAAGTATACTTCGCACCGGAAAGAGGTAAGTCGACAAGATCCAACTCATTACATAGGtcatcaaagaatttcattgaattCGAAGCTCTACGACAACCCCTCCTCTCCACCATGTATCTTATATCGTTGAAGTCTCCACCGAAACACAAAGACATTCCATTCCAATAACCATGCAAGGTAGCTAGTTCCATACGAAATATATTTTTTCGTTCACAATGCAAGGACCATAAACACCAATTAAGACCCAACGGAAGTTATCCTCCAAATTCGACAAGAGATACTTATAGTAAAAGTTCCTTCAAGAAACTCATCAACCTCAATCAAATCTGAATTCCATATCAACAAAATTCCGCCCGATCTTCCATCAGAATTTAAAGCAATCCACTTGCACTGAGTCGCCCCCGACATTGAGGCACAATTTCATCGTTACAACCACTAAGCTTGGTCTCTTGAATCATAAGAATTGTAGGCTTCCACCGTtgcacaagatttttttaacttcGATCGTTTATTAGGGTCGTTAAAACCATTGACATTCCAAGAAATTATGTTAAACATTTAAATTTATTGCAACCCGTACAAACCAAACCTTAAAACAAGAGCAATCAAGATCCTTCCTTTTCTCCCGCCGCGAGCCTCATCTTTAAAAGCATTAGCATGATCCAAAATTGTGTTTGTAACAAACTCTTTTCTTGTTCGGTGAATACAATACCCGAAGGGTGACCGGAGTTTTTAAGTTTGCCATAGAGGGTATTAAATTTATCCGACATACCCCTTTGAATAATCACCGGATGCATTAATATTACTTCAAGCACTACCACTTGTACGTGATGACGCATCATCAGTATCTTCATTTGAAGAGTTAATTTTCTTGCCAAACTCACTTCTTGACAGGGATTTTGCAGCCTCCAAAAAAACTTCATGGTCAGAAACATTTTGGCTGGTATTGTTACATTTCTTCGTAGAGTGCACAATTTCATGAGCAACAATGATGTTGTTCGAGATTTGTCCTGAAGACAAAAGGCAGATTAAATAGGTGAAATAGGTGAAATGaacttttcaacattttcatgaatttGTTAGCCAAAAGTTTAGTATTACATAAACTTATCGGTCTACACTTAATCAGAGATTTATGTGTTTCGGTTTTAGGAATTAGGAATAGGAAAATTTTGTTTCCTTATCCAAGACTATTTTGGAAAGAAAAttttaaacacaaaattggttaaaaagaccaaaatcagcaattcctggatgaaaaagacatttagattttgatagtttaaatggacaaaaatgtaaaaatatccaggatgtaaacagtttcatcctacacaTTTTCAaatactatttttatttttaatttacatcaggatgcatccagtttcatccttgctatttttaagtttaagtcaggatgaatccggtttcatccttgctattttttggtgtccatttcacccatactaatttttactgtccatttgaaccatgttttaaaaatatttgcacAAATAACCATTTTTCGAATTTAAACTACTGCCGCCACTTGATCAACACAGTGTAGTTAAACTCATTTGGCTCAAAGACCCTGGCCACCATCGACTCAAACAGTTTAATGTTTATCttgtccatcaattgaaatagcTCCAAGCATCTTCCGCCATCCTATCTTTACAATGTGAATCTATTAAGATAGTAAAAGTTATCACATTGGGTGAAATCCCTCAATCTTTCATTTCATCAAAATGTCTTCTTGCTTCACCATGTAGGCAGTGTCCATGAATCATACAATACATAATATGTCTTTGCATTTCCTCTAGTAACTATCTCGTCAAAGAGTATCTTTGCCTCATTCAACCGGCCTGAATTTCGAAGTCCACTTATGAATAAAAGAAGTATAAACAACTACATCCGGTACAACATTCAAATCTCTATATATCTCATTGAACAGAACCTGAGCTCCATAAATTATTAAACCTCCTCTTCGGAGTGTATTTATGATCGCCGTTGGGGGCTCAAACATGGCCGAGAGGTAAATGGTCGCCTGTAAGGGCAAACCCTCATAGTTGACTATTCGACCATCCAAAGATGTGCAAATATAGGATTTGTGCACTCCATTAACTTTTGTTTTTACCAAGAGCAATCTTAGCTTTTATAAATACAAAGATAAGGATTTACAACGGCAGAGAAGTACGAATATGCGGTTTTAGCTATCGGACAGTGATGATAGAGTTTGTGAACCATTTTGGACCAGAACACTAGCCTCTATATGAAACATGCCATAATTAACAAGGGTTCATACAcacacaaagaaaaagaaaaaaagaaaaagaagaaagtaaaCTAGAGATCATTTAACTCACTTGGGAGAGAGAGAGTgtttaataacaaaaaaaataacggAGTCACATAGTGAAAGATGCCATCATGATCAACGAGTAGACGCATCTGAATATCATGTTGACCATGTAGGCAGTGGCCATGAATGATACAACTATATGTGGTTACATTTCCTTTACTAATTAACCATCTCGTCCAGGAGTCTCTTTGCCGCATTCAAGCAGCTGAATTGCAAATATAAGTGTAAAAAACTACATCCGAATCATACAACATTCAAATATCTATGTATTTCATTGACGAGAACCAGAGCTTCATCAATTAACAGAACAGCGCAACCTACTCTGACCTTGGAACTAGGTTTACAGTTTACTTGAGTTTTGGGTTCGAAAAAAGTCAAAACTAGGAACCGACTATTAATTCTGGTCAAATTTCCGTATTGTGTTTCCGTATTCTctccaaaatatcaaaatttggAATTACGCTATGTACCGCCTGGAAACATTACCCAGATAGACTCGAACACTGTTTCCTAGTAGCTCTATAAGTTTTTTTTCCCTTATATATACATGGGCGCATGCATATAGCTCTTGTATCCCAGTTTTCATTGTTTCTTGATCCGCttcttgaaataaagagtttcatcagttttttccttttctttcatgtttcatcagATAAGTAAATTCATTGAAGCCGTTTCAggtaaagagaagaagaaaaattgaagttCGTATTAAGTTTTTCTTCGACGATTTGGTATAAGCATGGAGTATTGTAGTTATACTCTGATTGATAAGTTGGCGAAGGAACCTTCGGATACGTATGGAAAGCTATAGATAATCAAAGTGCTGATGGTTCTGAAATTGTAGCAATAAAGGAGATGAGAAATTATATTCGTCCTTGGAAGAATGCCTTGAACTTCCAAGAAGTCAGGGCATTGGTTAAACTCTATGGGGATCCGAATATCGTCGGACTCagaaaactcatctttgacaatcAGGTGTTATATTTGGTCTTTGATTACGAAGAATCTACTCTGTATCGCCTTATGCATGATAAGATCAATCTTTGTACGGATGCTGAGTTACTAAACGGGTTATTGGAGAAGGATAGGCCTTTTTCGGAGTCTCGGATACGACGCTGGTCTCGTCAAATCTTGCTAGCTCTTGCACAGATGCATCGTCCTGGTGGATATATGCATCGAGATCTAAAACCAGATAACTTGCTGGTCGCTAGAGATGGAGATTCAATAAGATCGCGGATTTTGGTCAAGCTAgggaaattgattctaaatcaccGTGTTCAGATTATGTTACTACACGGATGTACCGCGCACCTGAAGTGTTGTTAAACTCGGTTTCGTATACCTCTGCTGTTGATATGTGGGCAGTTGGGGCTATAATGGCCGAACTGTATTCGTTTCGTCCTCTTTTTCCTGGTAAGAATCGAGCAGATCAGCTGTATAAGATTTGCAGTGTAATCGGAAGTCCAACTTATGAGTCGTGGGCAGAAGGAATACAACTTGCCAATTGGTGTGGTTACAAGTTTCCTCAAGTACATCCATATGGTATTTCTACAATAATGATACCATCTGCTAGTCATGAGGCTATAGATCTGATTAAATCCCTTTGTTTTGGGATCCAAAAAAACAGACCAACAGCTATGGAGGCTCTGAAGCATCCTTACTTTGCGCCCGATATGCGTGAATTGCCAGAAGCGACAACAAGTGCAAATTGGAGCAGAGCAGAGAATATATCCTAATCAGACTTGCTTTGGTGAAAAACTTCTTGGCCCTTTCTCCCCTGTTAGAGATATTACAATTGAAGATATGTTTAAAGAGGTTTGGGCAGAGGATACAAGTGCAAAGTTCGCGCAGAATATATCCTAATCAGACTTGCTTTGGTGTAGAACTTTTTGGCCCTTTCTCCCCTGTAGGAAACATGACAAGCCAAGATCTGTTTCAGAGGTTTTGGGGTTGCAGTTTAGATGCCTCTTTCAGAGAGATAACTCATCAGGAGAAGCAGACAAGCAGCAGCGCGCTTTCTAAAGTTGGGGATCGGCAAAGATGATGCAACAAAAGTTTATGAAGATTCTTTGATTTGTTTAATAATTAACTTCCCCTTATTttcttcggaaaatgggtcatttgtccaaaatatttaaaaaatgattcatatggacgagtaaaaatttgtatgggtgaaatggacaccaaaaaatagtaaggatgaaactggatcatcatcgacttaaacttaaaaaaatagcaaggatgaaactggattcatcctgacttaaacttaaaaaatagcaaggatgaaactggatgcatctagtataaattaaaaataagaaaatattgaaaatgggtaggatgaaatgtttacatcctgactattttaaatttttgtccatttaaacaatattaaaatctaaatgtccttttcacccaagaattgttgattttggtctttttaatcaattttgtgtatttttttgtcttcattcttttttttaaAGCTTTCATGCATGGCTTATGTTCATGTTTTTTTAATTAGAGTGAGcaagaatttgaaaaaaaaagtgtACGAAACTTAATGCTGATATTTGATCTGTTTCTTCGACTCTCGATTGTGCTTTTAAGTAAAACTAAAAGAtactgaaataaaataaaataataataaaaaaaactatgTTTCTAACAAGAAAGATTGTTCCCTGGTTCCACACTAAGTTGAGTACAATAGGTATGAGTCGTATGACCCTAGATTGAACCACTTCCGAGTTTCCACCATTGCACTCCATACAGTGATTGCACGGATAGTTGGACTAAACCCTTGGTTAGAAGCGATAATTGGGTGAGTATTATGGGTGGGTATTATTCATACAAAACCAAATTGTTGTCTTAACTGAGATTACAAGCATCATAAGTTACTGTGTCTGGATTCATTTATACCATCATGATATTAGTTACTGTTTCCATGACCATAGTATCCCTTGCCAGAAGCTCGTGGAAATTGTTTCTTTCCCTAGTCACAGTGGTCATTATTTCATTTATTTGAGAGAAAAAGTGAGTGTTCCGGCCAATGGTAAGGCCCAGTGCTAAGCTTCAATATGAACGATGGAGTCATGGGAGTTGGGATTTCCAACAGCATTTTAAATTTGAGTGGTCGGTTTATGTAGTTGATTCGCTAATAGATTGAAAGAAAAGGGAAGATAGAATTGTATCCTGGAAAACGAAAGTAAAAACCCagtttctaacaaaaaaaaaaaagattgttccCTGATTCCGTACTAA
This is a stretch of genomic DNA from Papaver somniferum cultivar HN1 chromosome 1, ASM357369v1, whole genome shotgun sequence. It encodes these proteins:
- the LOC113362156 gene encoding cyclin-dependent kinase F-4-like, encoding MRNYIRPWKNALNFQEVRALVKLYGDPNIVGLRKLIFDNQVLYLVFDYEESTLYRLMHDKINLCTDAELLNGLLEKDRPFSESRIRRWSRQILLALAQMHRPGGYMHRDLKPDNLLVARDGDSIRSRILVKLGKLILNHRVQIMLLHGFGAIMAELYSFRPLFPGKNRADQLYKICSVIGSPTYESWAEGIQLANWCGYKFPQVHPYGISTIMIPSASHEAIDLIKSLCFGIQKNRPTAMEALKHPYFAPDMRELPEATTSANWSRAENIS